One genomic segment of Aquipluma nitroreducens includes these proteins:
- a CDS encoding Gfo/Idh/MocA family protein produces MALTEIHWGIIGCGNVTELKSGPAFSKVEHSRLVAVMRRNEALAEDYAKRHGVSKWYSDADQLINDPEVNAVYIATPPDTHASYAIAAMRAGKSVYVEKPMARNYQECQEMIRVSEETRLPLFVAYYRRTLPAFLKVKELIDDGIIGRPMTVNVRLHKSVPERDLKPETQFWHVNPEIAGAGYFYDLASHQLDFLDFVFGPVIQVYGLAANQAGHYPAEDTVTGTFRFGNGVIGTGSWCFVVAKGNEEDIIEINGTKGKLSFSSFQHGDVILTTPEGTVSFSSQNPENIQHNLIDQVVKTLRGESECVSTGKSAARTSAVLEEMVKHYYSGYDDNKRTKGSCRNI; encoded by the coding sequence ATGGCGCTAACCGAAATACATTGGGGAATTATTGGCTGCGGGAACGTGACTGAACTGAAGAGTGGTCCGGCATTTAGCAAGGTGGAGCATTCCCGATTGGTTGCTGTGATGCGCCGTAATGAAGCATTAGCCGAAGACTATGCCAAACGGCATGGTGTGTCCAAATGGTATTCAGACGCCGATCAGCTTATAAACGATCCGGAGGTGAATGCTGTTTACATTGCCACCCCACCTGACACGCATGCTTCTTATGCTATTGCTGCAATGCGTGCCGGGAAGTCGGTTTACGTAGAAAAACCCATGGCCCGTAATTATCAGGAATGTCAGGAAATGATTCGTGTTTCAGAAGAAACTAGATTACCCTTATTTGTGGCTTATTATCGACGGACTCTTCCTGCTTTCCTAAAAGTGAAAGAGTTGATTGATGACGGAATCATCGGGAGACCAATGACTGTAAATGTTCGCCTGCACAAATCGGTTCCCGAACGTGATTTAAAACCTGAAACTCAATTCTGGCATGTGAATCCGGAGATTGCTGGCGCCGGTTATTTTTATGACTTAGCTTCGCATCAGTTAGATTTTCTTGATTTTGTATTTGGTCCGGTCATTCAAGTTTATGGGTTAGCGGCAAATCAGGCCGGACATTACCCTGCTGAAGATACTGTTACCGGAACTTTCCGGTTTGGAAACGGTGTGATTGGCACCGGAAGCTGGTGTTTTGTGGTTGCCAAAGGAAACGAAGAAGATATCATTGAAATTAACGGTACAAAGGGCAAACTCAGTTTCTCCAGTTTTCAGCATGGCGATGTAATACTGACAACTCCGGAAGGAACAGTCAGTTTCAGCTCTCAAAATCCTGAAAATATACAGCACAATCTAATTGATCAGGTTGTAAAAACATTACGGGGAGAAAGCGAGTGCGTGAGTACCGGTAAATCAGCCGCCAGAACCAGCGCTGTGTTGGAAGAAATGGTGAAACACTATTATTCCGGATACGACGATAACAAACGAACAAAAGGCAGTTGCCGAAATATTTAA
- a CDS encoding lactate racemase domain-containing protein — MLHYEIGSVNHELSADDLKKGLFEALEKIGKKTKVLAIPPDYTRLPSRAGELTEMTWQFYGDALTDVLPALGTHSPMTDHQISHMFGSMPASLIREHDWRNDVVTVGTVPAEFVKEVSGGAVEFPWPAQVNKLLLEGNFDLILSIGQVVPHEVVGMANYNKNIFVGTGGVEGINKSHFVGAAYGMERMMGHADTPVRRIFNYASDNFTNHMPIVYVQTVVGLDKTDGKIKTRGLYIGDDFEVFDKAAKLALLVNFEMLDKPLKKVVVYLDPTEFKSTWLGNKSVYRTRMAIDDDGDLIVLAPALKEFGEDKEIDRLIRKYGYFGTPATLKACDENEELRNNLSAAAHLIHGSSEGRFSITYCPGKGKENLTQAEIESVGFKYSDIDEVTTKYDPAKLRDGYNTMADGEEIFYISNPALGLWAFKDRFKY, encoded by the coding sequence ATGTTACATTACGAAATAGGTTCAGTAAACCACGAATTAAGTGCCGACGACCTGAAAAAAGGGCTGTTTGAAGCATTGGAGAAAATTGGCAAAAAAACGAAAGTACTGGCTATTCCGCCGGATTATACCCGTTTGCCCAGTCGTGCCGGTGAGCTGACCGAAATGACCTGGCAGTTTTATGGCGATGCATTAACTGATGTTCTTCCTGCATTGGGAACACATTCGCCAATGACCGACCACCAGATTTCGCATATGTTCGGTTCCATGCCAGCTTCATTGATTCGCGAACACGACTGGCGGAATGACGTGGTTACCGTTGGCACTGTTCCTGCAGAATTCGTCAAAGAAGTTTCGGGCGGAGCTGTTGAATTTCCGTGGCCTGCACAAGTCAATAAACTTTTGCTTGAAGGCAACTTCGATCTGATTCTTTCTATCGGACAAGTGGTTCCTCACGAAGTGGTTGGAATGGCCAATTACAACAAAAATATTTTTGTCGGAACAGGCGGTGTGGAAGGTATCAACAAAAGTCATTTTGTAGGCGCAGCTTACGGAATGGAGCGAATGATGGGACATGCCGACACTCCGGTTCGCCGCATCTTCAACTATGCTTCGGATAATTTCACCAACCACATGCCGATTGTTTATGTACAAACCGTAGTTGGACTGGATAAAACTGACGGTAAGATCAAAACCCGCGGATTGTATATTGGCGATGACTTTGAAGTTTTCGACAAAGCAGCCAAACTAGCCCTGCTCGTCAACTTCGAAATGTTGGACAAACCGCTGAAAAAAGTGGTGGTTTACCTCGATCCTACCGAGTTTAAAAGCACATGGCTGGGTAACAAATCGGTTTACCGCACCCGCATGGCCATTGACGATGACGGCGATCTGATCGTTTTAGCTCCTGCATTAAAAGAGTTCGGCGAAGACAAGGAAATCGACCGGTTGATACGCAAATACGGTTATTTCGGGACTCCGGCGACCTTGAAAGCCTGCGACGAAAATGAAGAGCTTCGCAACAACCTGAGTGCCGCGGCTCACCTGATTCATGGTTCTTCGGAAGGACGGTTCAGCATTACATACTGCCCGGGAAAAGGGAAAGAAAATCTGACTCAGGCTGAAATAGAAAGTGTTGGTTTCAAATATTCTGATATCGACGAAGTGACTACCAAATATGATCCAGCCAAATTGCGCGATGGATATAACACAATGGCTGATGGAGAAGAAATCTTCTACATTTCAAATCCTGCATTGGGTTTATGGGCATTTAAAGACAGATTCAAATACTAA
- a CDS encoding sugar kinase: MSIELKQNCKYSLLVATSMGVRITPVNGQPVHCSNLFEMQATSAETNVANISSSLGLPVKVLTTFVKDSPIAQFIKSSLRSRNMDYEGPEVVQADPWGYRHQFNIADSGFGTRGPRVQNDRAGEVGRTLNVKDFDLERIFGQEGVQIVHLSGLIGALSHETTTFCLEIARAAKKYGTRISFDLNYRASFWKGRDKELRESFTEIASVADILIGNEEDFQLCLGIQGPEAGGKGIEAEIDGFKGMINRVKEAFPNASVFATTLRQVMSANEHLWGAIMLEGNDWQVIEPRKITVLDRIGGGDGFVGGLLYGILKGWTPEKWPQFGWATGALATTFLTDYAQPADEEMVWSIWGGNARVKR, encoded by the coding sequence ATGAGCATCGAATTAAAACAAAACTGTAAATATTCCCTGTTGGTGGCAACCAGCATGGGTGTTCGCATTACACCGGTAAACGGACAGCCGGTACACTGTAGCAACCTCTTCGAAATGCAGGCCACCAGCGCCGAAACCAATGTTGCAAATATCTCTTCTTCACTCGGTCTTCCGGTAAAAGTGCTTACCACTTTTGTAAAGGACAGCCCGATAGCTCAATTCATAAAAAGCAGCCTCCGCAGCCGGAACATGGATTACGAAGGTCCTGAAGTGGTACAAGCCGACCCTTGGGGTTATCGTCACCAGTTCAACATTGCCGATAGTGGTTTCGGAACCCGCGGCCCTCGCGTACAAAACGACCGTGCCGGTGAGGTTGGCCGCACATTGAACGTGAAAGATTTTGATCTGGAACGCATTTTCGGTCAGGAAGGCGTGCAGATTGTTCACCTTTCAGGATTGATTGGCGCCTTATCTCACGAAACAACAACTTTCTGTCTGGAAATTGCCCGTGCAGCAAAAAAATATGGAACGCGCATTTCATTCGACCTGAATTACCGCGCTTCGTTCTGGAAAGGACGCGACAAAGAATTGCGCGAAAGCTTTACTGAAATTGCTTCAGTGGCTGACATCCTGATTGGAAACGAAGAAGATTTTCAACTTTGTTTGGGCATTCAGGGTCCGGAAGCTGGCGGTAAAGGTATTGAAGCCGAAATCGACGGATTCAAAGGCATGATTAACCGCGTAAAAGAAGCTTTCCCGAATGCATCGGTATTTGCAACTACTTTGCGTCAGGTAATGAGCGCCAACGAACATCTTTGGGGCGCCATTATGCTCGAAGGCAACGACTGGCAAGTCATCGAACCACGTAAGATCACTGTTCTCGACCGTATTGGCGGCGGCGACGGTTTTGTGGGTGGTTTGCTTTATGGTATCCTGAAAGGTTGGACACCTGAAAAATGGCCGCAATTTGGTTGGGCAACCGGCGCCCTGGCAACGACTTTCCTCACCGACTATGCACAACCTGCTGATGAAGAAATGGTTTGGAGCATCTGGGGCGGAAATGCTCGCGTGAAAAGATAA
- a CDS encoding SDR family oxidoreductase, whose amino-acid sequence MNPISFNDLSGKVCVITGGAGVIGAAMVKAMASVGVKIAIADINKEVAERVAAEISKEYNAEVIGVEANVLDKDSLIKAKAVINEKFGDIDMLINGAGGNHPTATTKVEQMDENSLDHLEDTFYGLSMDGFDKVFALNFKGTLLPSMVFTTDMLKNKKGVVLNVSSMNSYKPLTKIPAYSAAKASINNFTEWLSVHLAKVGVRVNAIAPGFFITDQNRFLVLDKETGGFSPRGQKIVNNTPMGKFGEPEDLQGTTLFLLSDISSFVTGIVIPVDGGYSAFGGV is encoded by the coding sequence ATGAATCCAATCAGTTTTAACGACCTTAGTGGTAAAGTATGTGTAATTACAGGTGGTGCTGGCGTTATCGGTGCAGCAATGGTTAAAGCAATGGCCTCTGTGGGCGTAAAAATTGCGATTGCCGACATCAATAAAGAAGTTGCTGAAAGAGTTGCAGCCGAAATTTCGAAAGAATATAATGCTGAAGTTATTGGCGTTGAAGCCAATGTGTTGGACAAAGATTCGTTAATAAAAGCCAAAGCAGTAATCAACGAAAAGTTTGGAGACATTGATATGCTGATTAATGGAGCCGGTGGAAACCACCCAACCGCAACCACAAAGGTGGAACAAATGGACGAAAACAGCCTCGATCACCTGGAAGATACGTTCTATGGTTTATCGATGGACGGTTTTGATAAAGTATTTGCCTTGAATTTCAAAGGAACTTTGCTACCATCGATGGTATTTACAACCGATATGCTGAAGAATAAAAAAGGTGTAGTTCTGAACGTTTCGTCGATGAACTCGTACAAACCGTTGACTAAAATTCCTGCTTATTCGGCTGCAAAAGCGTCAATCAACAATTTTACTGAATGGCTTTCCGTTCATTTGGCAAAAGTTGGTGTTCGCGTCAATGCAATTGCCCCGGGCTTTTTCATTACTGATCAGAATCGCTTTTTAGTTTTGGACAAGGAAACCGGCGGTTTTTCTCCACGCGGCCAGAAAATTGTAAACAACACGCCAATGGGCAAATTTGGTGAGCCGGAAGATTTACAAGGAACTACGTTATTCCTTCTTTCCGACATTTCCTCTTTTGTTACCGGAATCGTAATCCCGGTCGACGGCGGATACAGCGCATTTGGAGGAGTTTAA
- a CDS encoding LacI family DNA-binding transcriptional regulator, which produces MIIKAINRTRIKDIAQKANVSIGTVDRVIHNRGEVSKATRDKILTIIDEMEYQPNLLASTLASKKTFSFALLMPEPISSESYWNKPLIGVRKAFEEIHQYGVNISTHLFKQSDPKTFNTETKLILENNPEGVVLAPFFLRESKEFIEELMKRNIPYVFIDSNLNECCKLSFIGQNSFQSGTLAAKLLDYSVPAEASILILHFAKQLDNMNHLVQREKGFYEYFSKNRPESKRKLITREIADPTSEESQNVIKTLLQTNPEILGIFVTNSQVYYLANILEELNLTNIRVIGHDLINENISFLKKGIVDFLICQRPEEQGYNAIITLFEHLILKKEVKSENYTSIDIITKENVDYYK; this is translated from the coding sequence ATCATTATCAAAGCAATTAATCGCACCCGAATTAAGGATATTGCACAGAAAGCAAACGTTTCAATCGGAACAGTTGACCGTGTAATTCACAACCGCGGAGAAGTTTCGAAAGCCACCCGCGATAAAATCCTTACGATTATTGATGAGATGGAGTATCAACCCAATCTACTGGCAAGTACGCTGGCCTCAAAGAAAACGTTTTCCTTTGCCCTGCTCATGCCTGAACCCATCTCCTCGGAATCGTACTGGAATAAACCCTTGATCGGTGTAAGGAAAGCCTTTGAGGAAATTCATCAATATGGTGTAAATATTTCCACACACCTCTTCAAACAATCTGATCCAAAAACTTTTAATACCGAAACTAAGTTAATCCTTGAAAATAATCCGGAAGGAGTTGTGCTTGCGCCATTCTTTCTTCGGGAATCGAAAGAGTTCATTGAAGAATTGATGAAACGGAACATTCCGTATGTATTTATAGATTCGAACCTCAATGAATGTTGCAAACTAAGTTTTATTGGTCAGAATTCGTTTCAGTCTGGCACTTTAGCAGCCAAATTGCTCGATTATTCTGTTCCGGCTGAAGCTTCAATCCTGATTTTGCATTTCGCAAAACAATTGGATAATATGAACCATTTAGTGCAACGCGAAAAGGGATTTTATGAATATTTCAGCAAAAACAGGCCTGAATCCAAAAGGAAGCTGATTACCCGGGAAATTGCTGATCCGACTAGCGAAGAATCACAAAATGTGATTAAAACTCTGTTACAAACGAATCCTGAAATTTTGGGAATTTTTGTAACTAACTCGCAGGTTTATTACCTGGCCAACATTCTTGAAGAACTTAACCTGACCAATATTCGGGTGATCGGTCACGATTTAATTAACGAAAACATCAGCTTCCTGAAGAAAGGAATTGTTGATTTTCTGATCTGCCAGCGACCGGAAGAACAAGGTTACAACGCGATTATCACTCTTTTTGAACATCTGATTTTGAAGAAAGAGGTTAAAAGCGAAAACTATACTTCCATCGATATTATTACCAAAGAAAATGTGGACTATTATAAATAA
- a CDS encoding tagaturonate epimerase family protein has protein sequence MKLGKYSLGIGDRFSHQGVAQLRGIVKANQAGLDISPVWNKSNREHMYVHSHPADVRKEADAAVAALGFSGKYFVDADHINMGTVSPFVETADFFTLDVASFIGKESPEADVKAFVASCSKYVGKLNIPGIDHAIEVSKELIEKIAHKFLAATQQASEIYNFLESSKGKGNFITEVSMDEVESPQTPVDLFFILKMLADKGVPAQTIAPKFTGRFNKGVDYTGNVEQFAKEFEEDVLVIDYAVKEFGLPEELKLSVHSGSDKFTIYPIMASIIKKYDKGIHVKTAGTTWLEEVIGLAVAGGEALEAAKSIYSIALGRKDELCAPYADVIDIDDSKLPSAAEVAGWSSEKFANTLRHIPGHPDYNPNLRQLIHVGYKVASEMGTTYTDLLKKHAEVVGQCVEENIYERHLKRLFNL, from the coding sequence ATGAAACTAGGAAAATATAGTTTAGGAATTGGCGACCGCTTCTCTCACCAGGGAGTTGCTCAGCTTCGCGGAATTGTAAAAGCCAATCAGGCAGGTTTGGACATTAGTCCGGTTTGGAACAAGTCGAACCGCGAGCACATGTATGTGCATTCGCATCCGGCTGATGTTCGGAAAGAAGCTGACGCGGCAGTTGCTGCTTTGGGTTTCTCCGGAAAATATTTTGTAGATGCAGACCATATTAATATGGGAACGGTTTCTCCGTTTGTTGAAACTGCTGACTTTTTTACCCTCGACGTGGCATCGTTTATTGGGAAAGAAAGTCCGGAAGCCGATGTGAAAGCATTTGTTGCTTCGTGTTCGAAATATGTTGGGAAACTGAATATTCCAGGAATTGACCATGCGATTGAAGTTTCAAAAGAATTGATTGAAAAAATAGCACACAAATTTTTAGCTGCAACCCAACAGGCCAGCGAAATCTATAATTTTTTAGAATCGTCAAAAGGGAAAGGCAATTTCATTACTGAAGTTTCGATGGACGAAGTTGAAAGCCCACAAACACCGGTTGATTTGTTCTTTATCCTGAAAATGTTGGCCGATAAAGGTGTTCCGGCACAAACCATTGCCCCTAAATTTACAGGCCGTTTCAATAAGGGAGTTGATTACACCGGAAACGTTGAGCAATTTGCCAAAGAATTTGAAGAAGACGTTCTGGTAATTGATTATGCGGTGAAAGAATTCGGACTTCCTGAAGAATTAAAACTGAGCGTACACTCCGGAAGCGATAAATTCACGATTTATCCGATCATGGCCAGCATCATTAAAAAATACGATAAAGGCATTCATGTGAAAACCGCCGGAACAACCTGGCTCGAAGAAGTAATCGGACTTGCAGTCGCTGGTGGCGAAGCTCTGGAAGCCGCCAAATCGATATACTCCATAGCGCTGGGCCGCAAAGACGAATTGTGCGCTCCTTATGCCGATGTCATTGATATTGATGATTCGAAATTACCTTCGGCTGCGGAAGTTGCTGGCTGGTCGAGCGAAAAATTTGCCAATACTTTGCGTCATATTCCGGGTCATCCTGATTACAATCCAAATCTTCGTCAGTTGATTCATGTAGGCTACAAAGTTGCTTCTGAAATGGGAACAACTTATACCGATCTTCTGAAAAAACATGCTGAAGTGGTTGGCCAGTGCGTTGAAGAAAATATTTACGAAAGACATTTAAAGAGACTTTTCAATTTATAG
- the uxaC gene encoding glucuronate isomerase, with the protein MKPFMDENFLLHTETAQKLYHEHAAKMPIFDYHCHINPKDIADDRMFKSITEIWLAGDHYKWRGMRTNGVDERFCTGDASDWEKFEKWAETVPQTLRNPLYHWTHLELKKFFGINEVLSPKNARQIFDACNEKLNTPAYSCRNIIRMANVHTICTTDDPIDNLQYHQQIKASGFEVAVLPAWRPDKAMMVDDPTVYNAYIFQLAAAAEMDISSFADLITALDKRHQYFHDNGCRLSDHGLDTAFAEDYSSKEIRAIFTKVRAGNHLTSEEILKFKSCMLYEFGVMDHSRGWSQQFHIGALRNNNTRLFNQLGPDTGFDSIGDKPVAEPLSKLLNRLDMEDKLCETILYNLNPADNELYATMIGNFQDGSVPGKMQYGSGWWFLDQKDGMEKQINALSNLGLLSRFVGMLTDSRSFLSYTRHEYFRRTLCNILGNDVENGEIPNDMELLGQMVENISFNNAKNYFNF; encoded by the coding sequence ATGAAACCATTTATGGACGAAAATTTTCTGCTGCATACCGAAACTGCGCAGAAATTATATCATGAACATGCGGCTAAAATGCCGATTTTCGACTACCACTGTCATATTAATCCAAAAGATATTGCTGACGATCGGATGTTCAAATCAATTACTGAAATCTGGTTGGCTGGCGACCATTACAAATGGCGCGGAATGCGCACCAATGGCGTTGATGAGCGTTTTTGTACCGGCGATGCTTCCGATTGGGAGAAATTTGAAAAATGGGCTGAAACTGTTCCTCAAACTTTGCGCAATCCACTGTATCACTGGACTCACCTTGAGCTGAAGAAATTCTTCGGAATCAACGAAGTTTTAAGTCCAAAAAATGCCCGTCAGATTTTTGACGCCTGTAATGAAAAGCTGAATACTCCGGCATACAGTTGCCGCAATATTATCCGGATGGCCAATGTTCATACGATTTGTACTACTGACGATCCGATTGACAATTTACAGTATCACCAGCAAATTAAGGCTTCAGGATTTGAAGTCGCCGTACTTCCGGCATGGCGTCCCGATAAAGCCATGATGGTTGACGATCCGACAGTTTATAACGCATACATTTTTCAGTTGGCAGCGGCAGCAGAAATGGATATCAGTTCGTTTGCCGACTTAATTACTGCACTGGATAAACGTCATCAGTATTTCCACGATAATGGTTGCCGCTTGTCTGATCATGGTTTGGACACTGCTTTCGCTGAAGATTATTCGTCCAAAGAAATCCGCGCCATTTTCACCAAAGTTCGTGCCGGGAATCACTTGACTTCCGAAGAAATTTTGAAATTCAAATCATGCATGTTGTATGAGTTTGGTGTGATGGATCATTCTCGCGGTTGGTCACAGCAATTTCATATTGGAGCGCTTCGTAACAACAATACCCGATTGTTCAATCAGTTAGGTCCTGATACTGGTTTCGATTCGATTGGCGATAAACCGGTTGCCGAACCTTTGTCTAAATTACTGAACCGTCTGGATATGGAAGATAAATTGTGCGAAACTATTTTGTACAACCTCAATCCGGCTGATAATGAATTGTATGCGACCATGATTGGAAATTTTCAGGATGGAAGCGTTCCCGGTAAAATGCAATATGGTTCCGGATGGTGGTTTTTAGATCAGAAGGACGGAATGGAAAAACAAATAAATGCGTTATCGAATCTCGGTTTATTGAGCCGTTTCGTAGGAATGTTAACCGATTCCAGAAGTTTTCTGTCTTATACTCGTCACGAGTATTTCCGCCGTACTCTTTGCAATATTTTAGGTAACGACGTGGAGAACGGTGAAATTCCGAATGATATGGAATTACTAGGACAGATGGTTGAAAATATCAGTTTCAACAACGCGAAAAACTATTTCAATTTTTAA
- a CDS encoding sugar kinase: protein MKVVTFGEIMLRLATPGYLRFNQTDSLTATFGGGEANVAVSLANFGIPVDFVTRLPKNDIAQSCVMDLRKYGVGVDQIVYGGDRLGIYFLETGAVSRGSKVVYDRAHSAVSEIKSGMIDWNKVFEGVNWFHWTGITPAISQGAADVCLEAIQKANEKGITVSCDLNYRKNLWNYGKKAGEVMPALVAGTDVILGNEEDAEKVLGIKPEGVDVTGGHVEAVAYESVSKQIMAKFPRCKKVITTLRGSINANHNSWSGVLWDGKTLFEAPTYQITDIVDRVGGGDSFMGGLIYGLLTYTGDDQKALNFAVAASCLKHTIYGDYNQVTVDEVEKLMGGDASGRVAR, encoded by the coding sequence ATGAAAGTAGTTACATTCGGAGAAATCATGTTGCGACTTGCAACTCCTGGTTATTTGCGTTTTAATCAAACTGATAGTTTAACAGCCACTTTTGGTGGTGGTGAGGCCAATGTGGCCGTTTCGCTTGCCAATTTTGGTATTCCGGTCGATTTTGTGACCAGGTTGCCCAAAAATGATATTGCACAGAGTTGTGTAATGGATCTGCGGAAATACGGAGTCGGAGTAGATCAGATCGTTTATGGTGGCGATCGTTTGGGTATCTATTTTCTGGAAACAGGCGCTGTAAGCCGCGGTAGTAAAGTGGTTTACGACCGTGCACATTCCGCAGTTTCTGAAATAAAATCAGGAATGATTGACTGGAACAAGGTTTTTGAAGGAGTAAACTGGTTTCACTGGACTGGAATTACCCCGGCAATTTCTCAGGGCGCTGCCGATGTTTGTCTGGAAGCCATTCAGAAAGCCAACGAAAAGGGAATTACCGTTTCATGCGATTTGAATTACCGCAAGAATTTATGGAACTACGGCAAAAAAGCTGGCGAAGTGATGCCTGCGCTGGTTGCCGGAACCGATGTGATTTTGGGCAATGAAGAAGATGCCGAAAAAGTATTGGGTATTAAACCTGAAGGCGTTGATGTAACTGGTGGTCATGTTGAGGCTGTAGCTTATGAATCTGTTTCAAAACAGATTATGGCGAAATTTCCGCGTTGTAAAAAAGTAATTACTACTTTGCGTGGATCAATTAATGCCAACCATAACAGTTGGTCGGGTGTGCTTTGGGACGGAAAAACTTTGTTTGAAGCTCCGACTTATCAGATTACAGATATTGTTGACCGTGTTGGTGGTGGCGATTCATTTATGGGTGGTTTGATTTACGGGTTGCTGACTTATACCGGTGATGATCAGAAAGCCCTGAACTTTGCAGTTGCAGCATCGTGTCTGAAACATACCATTTACGGCGACTACAACCAGGTAACTGTTGATGAAGTTGAAAAACTCATGGGTGGCGATGCTTCGGGTCGGGTAGCAAGATAG
- a CDS encoding bifunctional 4-hydroxy-2-oxoglutarate aldolase/2-dehydro-3-deoxy-phosphogluconate aldolase: MARFTRIEVTIKMQETGMVPVFYHRDANVCKQVVKACYEGGVRVFEFTNRGDFAHEVFAEVSKWAAKETPEMILGVGSVIDSATAALYIQLGSNFIVSPLIDEDTARFCNRRKIAWSPGCGSVTEINRAHELGAEVVKVFPGSSVGGPDFISGVKGPMPWASIMPTGGVSPDEANLKGWFKAGVHCVGMGSQLFPKEVIEAGDYSVIAEKCSQALEIIKKLRS, translated from the coding sequence ATGGCAAGGTTTACAAGAATTGAAGTAACAATAAAAATGCAGGAAACCGGCATGGTTCCGGTATTTTACCATAGAGATGCCAATGTTTGCAAGCAGGTTGTCAAAGCTTGTTACGAAGGTGGCGTTCGTGTTTTCGAATTCACTAACCGAGGAGATTTTGCTCACGAGGTATTTGCTGAAGTATCGAAATGGGCAGCGAAAGAAACTCCTGAAATGATTCTGGGAGTTGGTTCGGTAATCGATAGTGCAACAGCTGCATTGTATATTCAGTTGGGCTCTAATTTCATTGTTTCTCCACTGATCGACGAAGATACAGCTCGATTCTGCAATCGTCGTAAAATTGCATGGAGCCCAGGTTGCGGTTCGGTTACAGAGATTAACCGTGCACACGAATTGGGTGCCGAAGTGGTAAAAGTATTCCCGGGTTCATCGGTTGGTGGTCCTGATTTTATTTCAGGAGTGAAAGGCCCGATGCCTTGGGCCAGTATTATGCCAACCGGAGGCGTTTCTCCGGATGAAGCTAACCTGAAAGGCTGGTTCAAAGCCGGAGTTCATTGCGTTGGTATGGGATCACAATTGTTCCCGAAAGAAGTGATCGAAGCCGGAGACTACAGCGTTATTGCCGAAAAATGCAGTCAGGCATTAGAGATCATTAAAAAGCTCAGATCATAA